The following is a genomic window from Geminicoccus roseus DSM 18922.
CAGCTGGTGCAGTTGGGCCAGGCCGAACCGCTCGGCGGCCTCGATCACGATCAGGGTCGCCTCGGGCACGTCGACCCCGACCTCGATGACGGTGGTGGCGACCAGCAGCGGCGTCTCGCCCTGGGCAAACGCCCGCATCGCCAGATCCTTGGCATCGTCTTTCAGGCGGCCGTGCACGAAGCCGACCGCCCCGCCGAACATCGCCCGCAGCTCCTCGACCCGCGCCTCCACGGCGGCCTGATCCTCGCGCTCGCTGACCTCGACCAGCGGGCAGACCCAGTAGACCCGCTCCCCGCGGTCCAGGCGGCGCCGGACCGCCGAATAGATTTCCTCGATGCGGTCGACCGGCACGGCGGCGGTGGCGATCGGCTGGCGGCCGGGCGGCCGGTTCGCGATGATGCTGGTGGCGATGTCGCCATAGGCGCTCATCGCCGCGGTACGCGGGATCGGCGTCGCGGTCATCAGCAGCAGGTCGACGGCGTGGCCCTTGGAGCGCAGGGTCAGGCGCTGGCGCACCCCGAACCGGTGCTGCTCGTCGACCACCGCCAGCGCCAGGTCGGCGAAGACCGCATCGTCCTGCAGGAGCGCATGGGTGCCCACCACCAGGGCAGGCTCGCCAGAGCGGAGACGCTCCAGCAAGCGGGCGCGCTCCTTGCCCTTGATGCGGGCGGCCAGCAGCAAAGGCTGGATGCCCAGCGGCTCAAGCATCCGGGCGAGGCTGCGGGCATGCTGGGTCGCCAGCACCTCGGTCGGCGCCATCAGCGCGGCCTGATGGCCGGCCTCCAGCGCCGCCAGCATCGCCTGCACGGCGACCAGGGTCTTGCCGGCGCCGACATCGCCCTGCAGGAGGCGCAGCATGGCGCTGGGGGCGGCCATGTCCGCCAGGATCTCCGCCACCGCGGTCCGCTGCTCGCCGGTCGGCTCGAACGGCAGTGCTGCCAGCAGCCGCGCCTGCAGGGTGCCGTCGCCGCGGATCGACCGGCCGGCCGCCCGTTCCCGGCTGCGGCGCGCGATCAGGAGGCCCAGCTGGCCGGCCAGCAGCTCGTCCATCGCCAGCCGCGCCAGCGCCTTGTCGTCCGGGCCGGCATGGGCGGCCCGCAGCGCCTGGTCGAGCGGCGGCCAGCCGGCGGCGCGCAAAAGATCGGGCTCGTGCCATTCGGCGAGCGGCGCGAGCTTGGCCTGAGCCCGGCGCAGCAGGCCGCGGATGGTGCCTTGGTGCAGGCCGTCGCTGGACGGGTAGACCGCCAACGGCCGGCCCGCCTCCTCCGGCCGCAGCGTGTCGGGGTGCGCCATCTGCCAGCGCTCGGCAAAGCGCTGCAGCCGGCCCTGCACCACGCGCTCGGCGCCGAGCGGGAAGCGCTCCTCGATCATCCGCTGCACCGCGCCGAAGAACACGAGGTCGATGTCGCCGGCCGGTCCGGTCGCGGCCACCCGGAAGGGACGGTTCCCGGACGGGGGCGGGTGGTGGCCGGCGATCCGGACCAGGAGCGTGCGCGTACACCCCTCGTCCAGCGGCGTCAGCTCCATCGCCGGACAGGTGTCCAGGAAGGAGGCGGGCAGGTGGGTCAGCAGGTCGAGCACCACCGGATCGGCGCTGCCGAGCAGCCGTGCCAGGCGGCGCTCCAGGGCGGGGCCCACCCCCTGCAGGCCGCGCACCGGCGCGAACAGCGGCAGCAATGCCGCCGGCCGCTCGTGCGTCGGCGCGACGACGGCATGCGCGCCCTCCTTGGAACCGTCCATCATCTCCGCTAGACCGCTCGCCTCCGGCGCGTCACCCACTATGTCCACCCGCATCGTCCAAAGGCATGCGCATGACCGAGACGACCGAAGATCGCAAGAAGCGGCTGCACTACCAGAGCCATCACCGCGGCCAGGTGGAGAACGACCTGCTGCTCGGCCGATTCGCGCGACGGCATCTGGACAGACTGGAGGGCGAGCGGCTGGATGCCTATGAGAACCTGCTCGCCGAGGCGGACGTGGACATCTGGGCCTGGGTAACCGGCATGCAGCCTCTGCCGGCCCGGCACGACAACGAGGTCTTCGCGCTCCTGCGCGCGGAGGCCGAAGGGAAAAGCTGATCCGATGACGACCGCAACCGTGGCGCAAGCGCCTGCCTCCAGCGCCACGAAGCCGCGCCGGCTCCTGCTGGCCCGTGCGGCGGTCGGGCTGGATGCCCTGCATCTGGCCAGGCGGATCGCCAAGAACGGCGCCTCCACCATGTTCGTGGCGCGCGACGCCGAGCGTGCCGCGCAGTTCGCCGCCCAGTTCCGCTTCTTCGCGCCCTCGATCCAGATCCTGCCGTTCCCGGCCTGGGACTGCCTGCCCTACGACCGGATCTCGCCCAATGCCGGGATCATGGCGACACGGCTCGCCACGCTCGCGGCGCTGGGCGAGAAGGCCAGCTCGCGCCTGGTGCTGACCACGGTGAACGCGCTGACCCAGCGCGTGCCGGCACCGGAGACGGTGCGGGGCGGCCGGCTGGTCGCCAAGGCGGGCGGCCGGATCAAGCGCGACGACCTGGTGGTCCATCTGGAGCGCAACGGCTTCCGGCGGGCCGGCACCGTGGTGGAAGCCGGCGAGTACGCGGTGCGCGGCGGCCTGCTTGACCTTTGGCCGACCGGGCAGGCCGAGCCGGTCCGCCTGGACTTCTTCGGCTCGGTGCTGGAATCCATCCGCGGCTTCGACCCGCTCACCCAGCGCACCACCGACAAGCACCAGCAGGTCGTGCTGCAGGCGGTGAGCGAGGTCACCCTCGACGCCCAGTCGGTGGAGCGGTTCAAGACCGGCTACCTGCAGCGGTTCGGGGCGGTGACCGACGACCCCTTGCTGGAGGCGGTGGGCGCCGGCCGGCATTTCCCGGGCATGGAGCACTGGCTGCCGCTGTTCCACGACAAGCTGGTGTCGGTGTTCGACCATCTGGGCGAGGGCTGGACGGTCGCCTTCGACCACCATGCCGACGAGGCGATCGCGGCGCGGCAGGCGCTGGTGGGCGAGCATTACCGGGCGCGCCAGGAGCCGGCCCCCAAGGGCACCAGCTTCGGCACCACCGTCTACCGGCCGCTGCCGCCGGAACTGCTCTACCTGGACGAGACCAGCCTGCGCCGGCAGCTCGACCCGCTGCCGACCATCACCTTCTCGCCGGCCCCGCCGCCGGTGACCAAGCCCGAAGGGGTCGACCTGGTGGTCGATCTCGGCGCCAGGCCGGCGCGCGACTTCACCCAGGAGCGGCAGAACCGCGACATCAACCTGTTCCAGGCGATCGCCGACCATGTCCGCGACCTGACCAAGCAGGGCAAGGACCCGATCCTCGCCACCCACAGCGAAGGCTCGGCCGACCGGCTGAAGACCGTGCTGGGCGACCATGGGCTGCCGGGCCTGCCGGTGGTGCCGGACATGGCGCGCGCCCTGGCGCAGCCGGGTGCGAAACTCGCGGT
Proteins encoded in this region:
- a CDS encoding succinate dehydrogenase assembly factor 2; amino-acid sequence: MTETTEDRKKRLHYQSHHRGQVENDLLLGRFARRHLDRLEGERLDAYENLLAEADVDIWAWVTGMQPLPARHDNEVFALLRAEAEGKS
- the recG gene encoding ATP-dependent DNA helicase RecG, which encodes MDGSKEGAHAVVAPTHERPAALLPLFAPVRGLQGVGPALERRLARLLGSADPVVLDLLTHLPASFLDTCPAMELTPLDEGCTRTLLVRIAGHHPPPSGNRPFRVAATGPAGDIDLVFFGAVQRMIEERFPLGAERVVQGRLQRFAERWQMAHPDTLRPEEAGRPLAVYPSSDGLHQGTIRGLLRRAQAKLAPLAEWHEPDLLRAAGWPPLDQALRAAHAGPDDKALARLAMDELLAGQLGLLIARRSRERAAGRSIRGDGTLQARLLAALPFEPTGEQRTAVAEILADMAAPSAMLRLLQGDVGAGKTLVAVQAMLAALEAGHQAALMAPTEVLATQHARSLARMLEPLGIQPLLLAARIKGKERARLLERLRSGEPALVVGTHALLQDDAVFADLALAVVDEQHRFGVRQRLTLRSKGHAVDLLLMTATPIPRTAAMSAYGDIATSIIANRPPGRQPIATAAVPVDRIEEIYSAVRRRLDRGERVYWVCPLVEVSEREDQAAVEARVEELRAMFGGAVGFVHGRLKDDAKDLAMRAFAQGETPLLVATTVIEVGVDVPEATLIVIEAAERFGLAQLHQLRGRVGRGSGASACVLLWRPPLSATAKSRLAALRATNDGFVLAEEDLRLRGPGEILGDRQSGVPNLRLADLQRHADLVPLAAASARRSLADDPGLASERGRALRLLLHLFRRTDALGLLDGG